One window of the Bubalus bubalis isolate 160015118507 breed Murrah chromosome 8, NDDB_SH_1, whole genome shotgun sequence genome contains the following:
- the HUS1 gene encoding checkpoint protein HUS1 isoform X1, whose protein sequence is MKFRAKIVDTACLNHFTRVSNMIAKLAKTCTLRISPDKLNFILSDRVANGGVSMWCELEQENFFSEFQMEGVSAENNEIYLELTSENLSRALKTAQNARALKIKLTNKHFPCLTVSIELLSVSSSSRVVTHDIPVKVIPRKLWKDLQEPTVPDADVSIYLPVLKTMKSVVEKMKNISNHLIIEANLNGELNLKIETELVCVTTHFKDLGNPPLASENASQDRNLEQMAEVHIDIRKLLQFLAGQQVNPTKATCNIVKNKIVHFDLLHEDVSLQYFIPALS, encoded by the exons ATGAAGTTTCGGGCCAAGATCGTGGATACCGCCTGTCTAAACCACTTCACGC GAGTTAGTAACATGATAGCCAAGCTTGCCAAAACCTGCACTCTGCGCATCAGCCCggataaattgaacttcatccTCTCTGACAGAGTGGCCAATGGAGGGGTGAGCATGTGGTGTGAGCTGGAACAG GAGAACTTCTTCAGCGAATTTCAAATGGAAGGTGTCTCCGCAGAAAACAATGAGATTTATTTAGAGCTCACATCGGAAAATTTATCTCGAGCCTTGAAAACTGCCCAGAATGCCAGAGCTTTGAAAATTAAGCTGACTAATAAACACTTCCCCTGCCTTACAGTTTCCATAGAGCTG TTATCCGTGTCAAGCAGTAGTCGTGTTGTGACACATGACATCCCTGTGAAAGTTATTCCTAGAAAACTATGGAAGGACTTACAAGAGCCGACGGTCCCAGATGCTGAC GTTAGTATTTATTTACCAGTCCTGAAGACTATGAAGAGCGTTGTGGAGAAGATGAAAAACATCAGCAATCACCTT ATTATTGAAGCAAACCTAAATGGAGAATTGAACTTGAAAATAGAAACTGAGCTAGTGTGTGTTACAACTCACTTTAAAGATCTTGGAAATCCTCCATTAG CTTCTGAAAATGCTTCTCAAGATAGAAACTTGGAACAAATGGCTGAAGTGCACATAGACATTAGGAAGCTCCTGCAGTTCCTTGCTGGACAACAAGTAAATCCTACAAAGGCCACTTGCA